The Candidatus Aminicenantes bacterium nucleotide sequence CGGCAGCGGAAATTGCAGCCCATGGCGGCCAACGAGAAAGATAACGTGCCGGGCAGAAAATGGTAAAGGGGCTTTTTTTCAATAGGGTCGCTGTGGGTGGTGACTACACGGTCGTAGTTCAGGCTGTACAGGCAGCCGTCACGGTTGAGGCGCACACGGCAGATTCCGGTCTTTCCGTTTTCGATGCGGCAGTAATGGGCGCACAGGCGGCACTGGACGGCCTGACCCTCCAGCGGCTGCTGCAAAAGGGCGGAAATCATCTTAACCTCAAGTGGAATCGCCTGTCAGGCCGCTGAGCTTCTCTTGAATGGCCTGGAAAGAAACGGCCCCAACCAGCTGGCCTGTTACGCTGCCGTTAATCATAAACAACATGGTGGGTACGCTGCGGATGCGAAAACGGGCCGTGGTCTGTGGGCTGTCATTGACATTGACTTTCAGGAATTGAACCTTACCCTTGAACTCATCCGCCATGCGTTCCAGCACGGGCTCGATCTGGCGGCAGGGAGCGCATGTGGGCGAAGAGAATTCCACTAGGACGGCGCCGGAAGCGGTCCTGGAATTGAATCCGGCGTCGTTTACAATCTCCATTTTACTCATGTTGGTCTCCGTTGGATAGAATGCGGCCGTATAGTTCGGCGTAATTAGTTGCGGCCCGGTCCCAGGAAAAGTCGCATGCCATGGAAGTGGCGCGCAGGCGTGCCAGGCGCGATGGCTCGGAAACAGCGCGGATCGCCCGTTTCAGGGCGCGGAACAGACCTGCGGCATGGGGGCGGTCAAAGAGAAACCCCGTTCCCTCTTTGGCCGTATCGGCATCCGTTATTGTGTCCGCCAGTCCGCCGGTTCGGCGTACCACGGGTATGGTTCCGTAACGCAGGGCGTAGATTTGTGCCAGCCCACAGGGCTCGTAGCGCGAAGGCATGAGGAAGAGGTCCGCCGCCGCCTGCAGGCGGTGGGCCAGGGGCTCGCTGAAGCGGGGGATAAAACATATTCCGGGATTGGCCGCGGCCAGGTGTCGCAAGCCTTTTTCCAGCCCGGGGTCGCCAGTGCCCAGGATCACGGCCCGCATCGATTCCGGAGCCAGTCGCGCCAATGCGCGTGTCAGGATGTCCGCGCCTTTCTGGTGCGCCAGGCGGGTGACGGCAACGCCCAGGGGGATGTGCAAGGGCCAGTCGAGCCCCAGTTCCTGCATCAGGGCCGTACGATTGATACGCTTGCCTGTGAGTGCGTCCTGTTTACCGTAGGTACGGTAAATATGAGGGTCGCTGCGGGGATCCCAGACTGAATAGTCCGCGCCGTTGAGGATGCCCCTCAATTTGTGTTGATAACGCCGCAGTACGCCTTCCAACCCGGCGCCATACTCGGGTTTTAGAATCTCCCGGGCGTAAGTCGGGCTGACCGTGGTGATGGCGTCACTGAAAATAATACCCGCCTTAAGGCAGTTGATGTTTCCAAAGAACTCCAGGTTGTCCGGCGAAAAGTATTCCCCGGGCAGATCCAGCAGTGCAAAGAAATGGCCGGGAAAAACTCCCTGGTAATGGAGATTGTGGATGGTCAGTACGGTGGCCGGACGTCCCCTGCGAGGCGGGTTGCGATCCAGCATCAGGGGGAGCAGAGCGGTTTGCCAATCATTGGCATGCACCAGGTCGACGCGGCGGCGGGAAGAGTGGATCCAGGCCATGACTCCCAATTGGAACACCAGGAAGCGAACCAGATTGTCCGGATAGGGTCTTGCTCCGTCACCGTAAAGAAAGGCGCGGTGAAACATCAACTCCTGGCCCACCCAGACCACTTTCAGGCGCGGGGTCAGGCTTAGCGTTCGGAAAGTTACCGGGTAAGCGGTTCCGCCCACGTTTACATGCGCCTGCGCGCTTACAACCGCTTCCGGCGGCCGGGTTGCGGCCGGCTCGGAGTAATCGGGAAGAATCAAAGTAACCTTTGCATGTCGGGCGGCCAGGTAACGGGGCAGGGCTCCGGCCACGTCGCCCAGGCCGCCGGTTTTGGACCAGGGCGCGGCTTCGGATGCGACAAATACCACATGCATGAACCCCTCCAGCGGACGTTGCCGCCTGATCCCATTCTACCCGCCAACTCAAGCGCGAGTCAAATGCAAAGAACGGCTAATGGCAAAGGGCGAGGGGTAAGAGGCCAGGGGCAATGGGCCAGGCGATTGGCGAGAGGCAATGGATGAGCGGCGAGGGGCAGGGGCACAGTCGAAAGTCTAAAGTAAAAGCACCTGGCAATTGGCGAAGGGCGAGGGGCGAGCGTAGGGGCGGCCCTCCGTGGCCGCCCAGTAGAAACCAGTAGAAAGTAGAAGGTAGAAGTTCTCGGGAGAAATCATAGGAGGATCTCGGAAGATCTAGTAGAAGGTAGAACGTAGAAAGTAGAAAAAAGCATTAAGGTTTTTTGTCTCCTGCCACCTTTTTTCTCTTCAACTTTACAACTCTTCAACTTTTCAACTCTGTCTTTATTTGCCATCGCCGCATGGGAAAGGTATAATGGCCCCTTTTCGGAGCTTTCCATGAAGATGAACCGCCATTGCCATATCTGCATCCTGCAACAGATCGTACGTGCGGCCACCCACCTGGGTCTGGATGATTCAAAGCAGGAGGAAGTGTACGGCCGGGTGCTGATGCGTACCGCCGGCATGGACTACCGGAAATGCACTGCGCCGGAGTTTGCCTCCGTGGCCCACGGCGTCCTCTCGGGCATGACCGGGGATCCCGACCCATATGCCACGGCCAAGCGTGAACAGAACCAGATGATCCTGGACCGCCTGGATTATTTCCGTTCGCGCATCTCAGCGGCAACCGATCCCTTGGCCGCGGCCGCCAAGTACGCGTTGATGGGCAATATCATCGACCTGGGAGCGGCCCAGCTATTTGATACGGAATCTGTTTTCAATGATCCCGAAAACTTCCCGGTCGGTCCGGATGACCTGGAGCGGTTGCGCCGGATCCTGCAAAAGGGGCGCCGCCTGCTGGTGATTGGAGACAACGCGGGTGAAGCTGTTCTGGACCGTCTCTTTATCGCTGAGATCCGCCGCGAGTACCCCCAACTGCAGGTGGGCTATGCCGTGCGTTCGCGTCCGGCCATCAACGACGTGATCGCGACCGATGCCCGCCACGCCGGCCTGGACAAGGTTGCGGAAATCATGCCATCGGGTTCAGCCTGCGCCGGCACCCTGCTTTCCCATGCCACCCCCCAATTCAGCGAATGGTTTCACGGCGCGGATGCCGTGGTGGCCAAGGGCCAGGGCAATTTTGAAACCCTGGAAAATGCTCAGCGTCCCGTGGTCTTTATGTTCCGCGTCAAGTGTGACGTGGTAGCGCGTTTCGTTGGCTTGCCACTGGACACACCCATCATGGCTTTCCGTGATTCCCTGCCCACTGGGGACGGTGCTTGTAAGTATGTAAATACGGATTCTTGAATTCTTGGATGCTTTTCGCAACCCCTTTCAAAAGACGCATAAATCCGGCGCTGTCCGTATCTGCATACTTACAAGCACGTCCCCATGTGGGTTTTTTTTGCCATGTTGGGTGGTGAATGGTATAATCCCCCATGATGTCCTGCCGCTATAGTGCCTGAACCCATGAAACGCAAACAAGTTGCTTTAACCAGGGAAACCCGACGCGCCAGGTGCGTTCCCAAAATCATGGATGCCATCGCGCCCTACCTGGGATTGCGGTCCGGCGACCGCGTGGCCATAAAAGTCAACCTGTCGGGTTCCCGGGAAATCTATGCCAATACCAGTTATGCCGCGGTTGAGTCGCTGATTTTTTACCTCAAAGAGCAGTTTGGAATCCGTGAAATCGCCGTGATCGAGGGCTCTGACGGGGCGTTCTTCTCTAATCGTTCAACCTGGGATATTTTCTACAAATTTCGTTACAAAGAAGTGGAATTGAACGGCGCCCGGTTGGTCAATCTGGATGATCTGGAACACAACGAAACCCTCTTGGTTCAAACTTTGTCCGGCGGGCAGACCGTCCATTTTTCACGCTTTGATGCGGATTACTTGATCAGCGTTGTACCACCCAAAACCCACAACATCTTTCCGGTTTCTCTGGCCATCCCCAACCTGGTGGGTTTCGTGCGTCCCGAGGAACGGGTACTGATGTTCGGAGCGTCCCGCAATGAAA carries:
- a CDS encoding DUF89 family protein, which gives rise to MKMNRHCHICILQQIVRAATHLGLDDSKQEEVYGRVLMRTAGMDYRKCTAPEFASVAHGVLSGMTGDPDPYATAKREQNQMILDRLDYFRSRISAATDPLAAAAKYALMGNIIDLGAAQLFDTESVFNDPENFPVGPDDLERLRRILQKGRRLLVIGDNAGEAVLDRLFIAEIRREYPQLQVGYAVRSRPAINDVIATDARHAGLDKVAEIMPSGSACAGTLLSHATPQFSEWFHGADAVVAKGQGNFETLENAQRPVVFMFRVKCDVVARFVGLPLDTPIMAFRDSLPTGDGACKYVNTDS
- a CDS encoding glycogen synthase — translated: MHVVFVASEAAPWSKTGGLGDVAGALPRYLAARHAKVTLILPDYSEPAATRPPEAVVSAQAHVNVGGTAYPVTFRTLSLTPRLKVVWVGQELMFHRAFLYGDGARPYPDNLVRFLVFQLGVMAWIHSSRRRVDLVHANDWQTALLPLMLDRNPPRRGRPATVLTIHNLHYQGVFPGHFFALLDLPGEYFSPDNLEFFGNINCLKAGIIFSDAITTVSPTYAREILKPEYGAGLEGVLRRYQHKLRGILNGADYSVWDPRSDPHIYRTYGKQDALTGKRINRTALMQELGLDWPLHIPLGVAVTRLAHQKGADILTRALARLAPESMRAVILGTGDPGLEKGLRHLAAANPGICFIPRFSEPLAHRLQAAADLFLMPSRYEPCGLAQIYALRYGTIPVVRRTGGLADTITDADTAKEGTGFLFDRPHAAGLFRALKRAIRAVSEPSRLARLRATSMACDFSWDRAATNYAELYGRILSNGDQHE
- a CDS encoding thioredoxin, producing MSKMEIVNDAGFNSRTASGAVLVEFSSPTCAPCRQIEPVLERMADEFKGKVQFLKVNVNDSPQTTARFRIRSVPTMLFMINGSVTGQLVGAVSFQAIQEKLSGLTGDST
- a CDS encoding DUF362 domain-containing protein; translated protein: MKRKQVALTRETRRARCVPKIMDAIAPYLGLRSGDRVAIKVNLSGSREIYANTSYAAVESLIFYLKEQFGIREIAVIEGSDGAFFSNRSTWDIFYKFRYKEVELNGARLVNLDDLEHNETLLVQTLSGGQTVHFSRFDADYLISVVPPKTHNIFPVSLAIPNLVGFVRPEERVLMFGASRNEMRRLSFSGNQRYFQLIANAGRNFAALLGKISPDLVLIDGLYGMEGKGPIKGSPVFHGFAVASEDAVQADAMATYVMGINVNDVSYLKYASEAGLGNLCWQNVIGADPAQVKFPYRPHPLYPRQRCWLKHAERGVAAGARSDGASDQCGSGSSRR